In Haladaptatus sp. QDMS2, a single window of DNA contains:
- a CDS encoding cupin domain-containing protein yields the protein MALTVQPADVLDAYEADDGIELRPLVSSDDLMVVRVDIAPGATLRIHDHPHEQAGYVAEGAFTFTGDETREVEKGDGYYVPPGHKHGVEGGEEPAVAIDVFTPARDSYRELFDHL from the coding sequence ATGGCACTGACCGTACAGCCAGCGGACGTACTGGACGCCTACGAGGCCGACGACGGAATCGAACTGCGGCCACTCGTGAGCAGCGACGACCTGATGGTCGTCCGCGTGGACATCGCGCCGGGGGCGACCCTCAGAATCCACGACCACCCCCACGAGCAGGCAGGCTACGTCGCGGAGGGCGCGTTCACGTTCACCGGCGACGAGACCCGCGAAGTTGAGAAGGGCGACGGTTACTACGTCCCGCCGGGGCACAAACACGGCGTCGAAGGCGGCGAGGAACCCGCTGTCGCCATCGACGTGTTCACCCCCGCCCGTGACTCCTACCGAGAGTTGTTCGACCATCTCTGA
- a CDS encoding LUD domain-containing protein — MSDARRKAEHIRHLLETERDTIHENTVHMNRERYDAIERFDSYEAARTEARAIKEDAIANLPDLLDQVRESVEANGGTVYLADDDEDANRYIESVMDEKDAESLVKSKSMTTEELELNDHLEAAGFEVFETDLGEFVIQVAGEAPSHLVGPSLHKSTAEIAELFNGHFDLDEPLETAEELTNFARDYLLDKIVEADVGMTGANFVLAESGSIVIVTNEGNARKCAVTPDTHVAVAGVEKLLPSVEQLTPFTELIARAATGQDFPQYISMFSPPVDSPALNFDSDAPLSEAEGDRNFHLVLVDNGRLDMREDDQLRETLYCIRCGACANTCANFQHVGGHAFGGETYTGGIATGWEAGIYGTETAGEFNDLCTGCSRCVTACPVKIDIPWINTVVRDRVNRGEDTELDWLVDGLTPDEEEGGIDLQKRFFGNFETVAKLGSATAPLSNWVAQAGPVRDLMERTVGIDSRRDLPSFERTTLRKWFDARGGSAVADAEREAVLYADPYTNYVQVERGKAAVRTLEALGVRVHIPDVTESGRAPLSQGMISTADARASEVYGALVEHVDAGRDVVVVEPSDLAMFRSEYEKLLPERSHERLSDASYEVFEYVYGLLENGADPEALADGRGREIAYHSHCQQRTLGLEAYTEAVLNDRNFDVVTSDAECCGMAGSFGYKTEYYELSMDVGADLRDEFAGHHDREKVASGTSCLEQLDAVFDDGTRHPIELIAPDRS, encoded by the coding sequence ATGAGCGACGCACGACGCAAGGCGGAACACATCCGCCACCTGCTCGAAACCGAACGCGACACCATCCACGAAAACACGGTTCACATGAACCGCGAGCGGTACGACGCCATCGAGCGCTTCGACAGCTACGAGGCGGCTCGTACCGAAGCCCGCGCAATCAAGGAAGACGCCATCGCAAACCTGCCGGACCTCCTCGACCAGGTCAGAGAGAGCGTGGAGGCGAACGGCGGGACGGTCTACCTCGCAGACGACGACGAAGACGCGAACCGCTACATCGAGTCGGTCATGGACGAGAAAGACGCAGAGTCTCTCGTAAAGAGCAAGTCGATGACCACGGAAGAACTCGAACTCAACGACCACCTCGAAGCGGCCGGGTTCGAAGTGTTCGAGACGGACCTCGGCGAGTTCGTGATTCAGGTGGCTGGTGAGGCTCCCTCCCATCTCGTCGGTCCGTCGCTCCACAAATCGACGGCGGAAATCGCGGAGCTGTTCAACGGCCACTTCGACCTCGACGAACCGCTCGAAACCGCGGAGGAACTGACGAACTTCGCCCGGGACTACCTGCTCGACAAAATCGTCGAGGCCGACGTGGGCATGACCGGCGCGAACTTCGTTCTCGCGGAGAGCGGGAGCATCGTCATCGTCACGAACGAGGGGAACGCTCGCAAGTGTGCGGTCACGCCCGACACCCACGTCGCCGTGGCGGGCGTCGAAAAACTGCTCCCTTCCGTCGAACAACTCACTCCCTTCACAGAACTCATCGCTCGCGCGGCGACGGGACAGGACTTCCCGCAGTACATCTCGATGTTCTCGCCGCCGGTCGATTCGCCGGCACTCAATTTCGATTCCGACGCCCCACTCTCTGAAGCCGAGGGTGACCGCAACTTCCACCTCGTGCTGGTGGACAACGGCCGCCTCGACATGCGCGAAGACGACCAGTTGCGCGAGACGCTCTACTGCATCCGGTGTGGGGCCTGTGCGAACACCTGCGCGAACTTCCAGCACGTCGGCGGCCACGCCTTTGGCGGCGAGACCTACACCGGCGGCATCGCCACCGGCTGGGAAGCGGGCATCTACGGGACGGAGACCGCGGGCGAGTTCAACGACCTCTGTACCGGGTGTTCGCGGTGTGTGACCGCCTGCCCGGTGAAAATCGACATTCCGTGGATTAACACGGTCGTCCGCGACCGGGTCAATCGCGGCGAGGACACGGAACTCGACTGGCTCGTAGACGGCCTCACCCCCGACGAAGAGGAAGGTGGCATCGACCTGCAGAAACGCTTCTTCGGCAACTTCGAGACGGTCGCCAAACTCGGGAGCGCGACAGCCCCGCTCTCGAACTGGGTCGCACAGGCAGGTCCGGTCCGCGACCTAATGGAACGAACTGTGGGCATTGACAGTCGCCGCGACCTGCCTTCTTTCGAGCGCACGACCCTCAGAAAATGGTTCGACGCCCGAGGTGGGTCAGCGGTGGCCGACGCAGAGCGCGAAGCCGTGCTCTACGCGGACCCCTACACGAACTACGTGCAGGTCGAGCGCGGGAAAGCGGCGGTTCGAACTCTCGAAGCCCTCGGTGTTCGCGTCCACATTCCCGACGTGACCGAGAGCGGGCGTGCACCCCTCTCGCAGGGGATGATTTCGACGGCCGACGCCCGGGCGAGCGAAGTGTACGGTGCGCTCGTAGAACACGTCGACGCCGGGCGCGACGTGGTCGTCGTCGAACCGAGCGACCTCGCGATGTTCAGAAGCGAGTACGAGAAGTTGCTTCCCGAACGCTCCCACGAACGTCTCTCAGACGCGAGTTACGAGGTGTTCGAGTACGTCTACGGACTGCTCGAAAACGGCGCGGACCCAGAAGCACTCGCGGACGGGCGCGGGCGCGAAATCGCCTACCATAGCCACTGTCAGCAGCGCACCCTGGGGCTCGAAGCCTACACCGAGGCCGTGCTCAACGACCGCAACTTCGACGTCGTGACCTCGGACGCGGAGTGCTGTGGGATGGCCGGGTCGTTCGGTTACAAAACCGAATACTACGAACTCAGTATGGACGTCGGTGCGGATCTCCGTGACGAGTTCGCGGGCCACCACGACCGCGAGAAGGTCGCGAGTGGGACCTCGTGTCTCGAACAACTCGACGCCGTTTTCGACGACGGCACGCGCCACCCAATCGAACTCATCGCCCCCGACCGGTCGTAA
- a CDS encoding LUD domain-containing protein, translated as MATEPTASFETSLRAQGTTLTQTTSDEFADAVADAVVEPAVGIDFEDPDLSYGDAPVTVDPTPDELLAAETGVTGVRHAVAAYGTLAVPSDEKGSEAVSLYPENHVAVVKQSQLLEDVPTLVDQLADEFDAGDDSLVLATGPSATGDMGALVYGVHGPKNIHVIVVSDK; from the coding sequence ATGGCTACAGAACCGACCGCTTCGTTCGAGACGTCGTTGCGGGCGCAGGGCACAACCCTCACGCAGACGACCAGTGACGAATTCGCCGATGCGGTGGCTGACGCAGTCGTCGAACCGGCTGTCGGCATCGATTTCGAAGACCCGGACCTCTCCTACGGTGACGCACCGGTTACGGTGGACCCGACGCCTGACGAACTGCTTGCTGCCGAGACCGGCGTCACGGGCGTTCGCCACGCCGTGGCCGCATACGGCACCCTCGCGGTTCCTTCAGACGAAAAGGGCTCTGAGGCGGTGAGCCTCTACCCGGAGAATCACGTCGCTGTCGTCAAGCAGAGCCAACTGCTTGAAGACGTGCCGACGCTCGTCGACCAACTCGCTGACGAGTTCGACGCGGGCGACGACAGCCTCGTCCTCGCCACGGGGCCGAGTGCGACCGGCGACATGGGCGCGCTCGTCTACGGCGTCCACGGGCCAAAGAACATCCACGTCATCGTCGTGAGTGACAAATGA
- a CDS encoding HAD-IIA family hydrolase, whose amino-acid sequence MLATRYDAFCFDLDGVVYVGDEPVRGAVESIARLRECDTPVRFVTNNSRSTREEIAARLRDLGVEASTDEVFTAASATAQYLQAEGVESAYVLAPEGFKTEIRRVGIAVTDAPADAVVVGLDRTVTYDDIAQAARQILDHDARFVAANEDGSYPTPRGLEPGTGALVAAIRATVGRDPVVVGKPHATLFEQALSGLSGQIAMVGDSPDADIAGARAAGIDGILVTAHARETANGPAPDETITDLRALFE is encoded by the coding sequence ATGCTCGCAACCCGGTACGACGCGTTTTGCTTCGACCTCGATGGCGTGGTGTACGTCGGTGACGAACCCGTCCGCGGAGCAGTCGAGTCCATCGCTCGCCTCCGTGAATGTGACACGCCAGTCAGGTTCGTCACCAACAACTCCCGGTCGACTCGCGAGGAAATCGCAGCGCGACTCCGCGACTTGGGCGTTGAGGCGTCTACAGACGAGGTGTTCACCGCCGCCTCGGCGACGGCGCAGTATCTGCAGGCTGAAGGCGTTGAGTCAGCCTACGTTCTCGCCCCGGAGGGATTCAAAACGGAAATTCGGCGGGTGGGAATCGCCGTCACGGATGCACCCGCAGACGCCGTCGTCGTCGGCCTCGACCGCACCGTCACCTACGACGACATCGCGCAAGCAGCGAGACAGATTCTCGACCACGACGCGCGATTCGTTGCCGCGAACGAAGACGGAAGCTACCCGACGCCTCGCGGCCTCGAACCGGGGACCGGCGCGCTCGTCGCGGCGATTCGAGCGACCGTCGGGAGGGATCCCGTGGTGGTCGGTAAACCACACGCGACATTGTTCGAACAGGCACTCTCGGGGCTCTCTGGGCAGATTGCGATGGTCGGCGACTCGCCCGATGCAGACATCGCGGGCGCACGTGCGGCCGGCATCGATGGTATCCTCGTGACCGCACACGCGAGGGAGACCGCGAACGGACCAGCCCCAGACGAGACTATCACCGACCTGCGGGCGCTGTTCGAGTGA
- a CDS encoding iron-containing alcohol dehydrogenase: protein MTDGVSTITETYSIHSPAAIRYGVGATEELVEFATTEEVERALVVTDEDIVAAGVVEPVVTALERADVTVSTYDGVKPEPKLSMVEDVVSVLAEDDFDLVLGVGGGSSMDTAKVAAALAVHDVPIRSVVGMGNVPGKGLPLVLLPTTAGTGSEVTHIGVFSDAQDGGNKVVVYSEHLFADLAIVDPALTESLPKPVAAATGMDALTHAIEAYVTMLRTPYSDGLARQAIELLGNNLRAAVHQGPNNDEARYNVSFAATIAGQAFVNSGLGAVHALTYPLGIEYGIGHGLANAVLLPHVMAYNLPAEPERYAEIARLLGEERESGDTTLDMAKKSVDAVFALNEDIGIPTQIRDLGEIDREEFTDFADTCFEYSKHNIDRNPRSLTREDVVEIFENAY from the coding sequence ATGACAGACGGGGTCAGCACCATCACCGAGACGTACAGCATCCACTCGCCCGCAGCCATCAGGTACGGCGTCGGGGCGACCGAGGAACTGGTCGAGTTCGCCACGACGGAGGAGGTAGAACGGGCACTGGTCGTCACCGACGAGGACATCGTCGCGGCGGGCGTCGTCGAACCCGTCGTTACCGCGCTCGAACGCGCCGACGTGACGGTGTCCACCTACGACGGCGTGAAACCGGAACCGAAACTCTCGATGGTCGAGGACGTGGTTTCCGTCCTCGCCGAAGACGATTTCGACCTCGTGCTGGGCGTGGGTGGCGGGAGCAGCATGGACACGGCGAAGGTCGCCGCCGCGCTCGCCGTCCACGACGTGCCCATCAGGAGCGTCGTCGGGATGGGGAACGTCCCGGGGAAGGGCCTCCCGCTCGTCCTCCTTCCCACTACCGCGGGCACGGGCAGTGAAGTCACTCACATCGGCGTCTTCTCCGACGCCCAGGACGGCGGGAACAAGGTCGTCGTCTACTCCGAACACCTGTTCGCCGACCTCGCAATCGTGGACCCCGCGCTCACCGAATCCCTGCCGAAACCCGTGGCGGCCGCGACGGGGATGGACGCGCTCACCCACGCCATCGAAGCCTACGTCACCATGCTTCGAACGCCGTACTCAGACGGCCTCGCCCGACAGGCAATCGAGTTGCTCGGGAACAACCTTCGGGCCGCAGTCCACCAGGGGCCGAACAACGACGAAGCGCGATACAACGTGAGTTTCGCCGCGACGATTGCGGGCCAGGCGTTCGTCAACTCCGGCCTCGGGGCGGTCCACGCGCTGACCTACCCGCTCGGCATCGAGTACGGTATCGGCCACGGCCTCGCGAACGCCGTCTTGCTCCCGCACGTCATGGCGTACAACCTGCCCGCAGAACCGGAACGCTACGCCGAAATTGCACGACTGCTCGGCGAGGAACGCGAATCCGGCGACACCACGCTGGACATGGCGAAAAAGAGCGTCGACGCCGTCTTCGCGCTCAACGAGGACATCGGGATTCCGACCCAAATCCGCGACCTCGGCGAAATCGACCGCGAAGAGTTTACGGACTTCGCGGACACCTGTTTCGAATACTCGAAACACAACATCGACCGCAACCCCCGGTCACTCACCCGGGAGGACGTGGTCGAAATCTTCGAAAACGCCTACTGA
- a CDS encoding mandelate racemase/muconate lactonizing enzyme family protein, translated as MQQSKYRQLVADMTGGQGWRDLRESGQRRAAERDVQITGIECVVVEGNFPWNLIKVETDSDVYGIGEAFPGPAGEYVEFLKPGLVGQNPLDVDRLVEHMTQLVSGLGGSLGYSQAAVSGIEIALWDIAGKVTGLPVYQLLGGKYRDEVEIYADCHAGENLAEATDADPREIYSPESYASVAREVVDEGFDALKFDLDVKIEDADTATRRLSNDAIQHKIDIVEAVREEIGTDPTLGFDLHWNFSTETAVKIARGVEPFDLDWIEDPVPPENVDAHLKVTDGTQTPILAGENLTRVEGFVPFVTEQAVDIIAPDIQKCGGLLEFRKIATLADAFDIPVAPHNISSPVGTIASVHTCATVPNAFALEWHAREVEWWDDMHTGGPLIEDGVIEVPEKPGLGIELDPDAIEPHLAPGQELFDLA; from the coding sequence ATGCAACAGTCGAAGTACCGACAGTTAGTGGCAGATATGACCGGCGGGCAGGGGTGGCGCGACCTCCGCGAGTCGGGCCAGCGACGCGCTGCCGAACGAGACGTGCAAATCACGGGTATCGAGTGTGTCGTGGTCGAGGGGAACTTCCCGTGGAACCTCATCAAGGTCGAAACCGATTCGGACGTGTACGGCATCGGGGAGGCGTTTCCCGGTCCGGCAGGCGAGTACGTCGAGTTTCTCAAACCCGGGCTGGTCGGGCAAAATCCACTCGACGTAGACCGACTCGTCGAACACATGACCCAGCTCGTCTCGGGACTCGGCGGGTCGCTCGGCTACTCACAGGCGGCGGTGAGCGGCATCGAAATCGCCCTCTGGGACATCGCTGGCAAGGTCACCGGGCTCCCGGTGTACCAGTTGCTCGGCGGAAAGTACCGCGACGAGGTGGAGATTTACGCAGACTGCCACGCGGGTGAGAATCTCGCGGAGGCGACGGACGCAGACCCCCGGGAAATCTACTCGCCCGAGTCGTACGCCAGCGTCGCCCGCGAGGTCGTAGACGAGGGCTTCGACGCGCTCAAGTTCGACCTCGACGTGAAAATCGAGGATGCAGACACGGCAACTCGACGACTCTCGAACGACGCCATCCAGCACAAAATCGACATTGTGGAGGCCGTGCGCGAGGAGATTGGCACCGACCCGACGCTCGGATTCGACCTACACTGGAACTTCTCGACGGAGACGGCGGTGAAAATCGCACGCGGCGTCGAACCGTTCGACCTCGACTGGATCGAAGACCCGGTTCCACCGGAGAACGTGGACGCCCATCTGAAGGTCACCGACGGGACGCAGACACCAATTCTCGCCGGCGAGAACCTCACTCGCGTCGAAGGGTTCGTCCCGTTCGTCACCGAACAGGCGGTGGACATCATCGCCCCGGACATCCAGAAGTGTGGCGGCCTGCTCGAATTCCGGAAAATTGCGACGCTCGCAGACGCCTTCGACATTCCGGTCGCCCCACACAACATCTCGAGTCCGGTCGGGACCATCGCGAGCGTCCACACCTGCGCGACGGTTCCAAATGCCTTCGCACTCGAATGGCACGCCCGTGAGGTCGAGTGGTGGGACGACATGCACACTGGCGGCCCGCTCATCGAAGACGGCGTCATCGAAGTGCCCGAAAAACCGGGCCTCGGTATCGAACTCGACCCCGACGCCATCGAACCGCATCTGGCTCCGGGGCAGGAACTGTTCGACCTCGCCTGA
- a CDS encoding TCP-1/cpn60 chaperonin family protein: MERGRDEIGYAAVESGEWTIRDEEARRYVQLATRGVESLVRSTLGPLGMEKQIRTKNLQDEPETVQTADASQILDAVERGEGFNHPVAALFVDAIDSMQTGLADGSTTAIVLTAALVDNGLDRIEEGLHPGNVVIGYAMAAARAGEVLDELAREVTVENTARLRQVAATSMTSDLDAETRETYASRVVEAVQALSRATDGEWLDTDDVKLLSAPPGEGGFYEGLIVRRFPGPLHESDRAKTEFDWSLLDPVEDATVALIDREIDFERTGATFGEGKESGVTVETLEQLETYTQELDAHLDGVAAQVASLGVDVLVSQPAVDDRIRTALDRHGVAVVDEVEYPLSDVYRLARACDATVVGDLTDLTPDRLGTVPQVTERRVGDEKWTFFEGCDGGVFTLVVDVETETARTQHERVLADALEVTALAVMDAQVLPGAGAPAMAVAQELREYAPTIPDVEQLAVEAFAEALEQVPVALAENAGADPIDALAALRVAHSTAETQPASVGLAADGTTTDAWADGIVEPRRVFSQAIETANTVAEELVTLDAVLYPNVDLETYTPRPERD, from the coding sequence ATGGAACGCGGACGCGACGAGATCGGGTATGCCGCCGTCGAAAGTGGCGAGTGGACGATTCGCGACGAGGAGGCGCGCAGATACGTCCAGTTAGCGACGAGGGGGGTCGAATCGCTCGTTCGCTCGACACTCGGCCCGCTCGGCATGGAAAAACAGATTCGCACGAAGAATCTCCAGGACGAACCCGAGACGGTCCAGACCGCAGACGCGAGTCAGATTCTCGACGCCGTCGAACGCGGCGAGGGGTTCAACCATCCCGTCGCCGCATTGTTCGTCGATGCCATCGATTCGATGCAGACGGGGCTCGCAGACGGGTCGACGACGGCCATCGTGCTCACCGCGGCGCTCGTGGACAACGGTCTCGACCGCATTGAGGAGGGACTCCACCCCGGGAACGTCGTCATCGGGTATGCCATGGCCGCCGCCCGCGCCGGCGAGGTGCTCGACGAACTGGCCCGCGAGGTCACGGTCGAAAACACAGCCCGCCTTCGACAGGTCGCCGCGACGTCGATGACGAGCGACCTCGACGCGGAAACACGCGAGACGTACGCGAGTCGGGTGGTAGAAGCGGTGCAGGCGCTCTCTCGGGCGACGGACGGCGAGTGGTTGGACACGGACGACGTGAAACTGCTCAGTGCGCCCCCCGGTGAGGGTGGTTTCTACGAGGGACTCATCGTCCGGCGGTTCCCTGGCCCACTCCACGAGTCAGACCGGGCGAAGACCGAGTTCGACTGGTCGCTGCTCGACCCCGTCGAGGATGCGACGGTGGCGCTCATCGACCGAGAAATCGACTTCGAGCGAACCGGCGCCACCTTCGGGGAGGGGAAGGAGTCGGGAGTCACTGTCGAGACGCTCGAACAGTTGGAGACGTACACGCAGGAACTCGACGCGCATCTCGACGGCGTCGCCGCGCAGGTTGCCAGCCTCGGTGTGGACGTGCTCGTCTCCCAGCCGGCGGTCGACGACCGGATTCGCACCGCCCTCGATCGACACGGCGTCGCCGTCGTGGACGAAGTCGAGTACCCGCTCTCCGACGTGTACCGTCTCGCGCGGGCATGCGACGCAACCGTCGTCGGCGACCTCACGGACCTCACGCCGGACCGGCTCGGGACCGTCCCACAGGTAACTGAACGCCGGGTTGGCGACGAGAAGTGGACCTTCTTCGAGGGGTGTGACGGTGGCGTCTTCACGCTCGTCGTGGACGTGGAGACGGAGACGGCCCGTACCCAGCACGAACGCGTACTGGCGGACGCCCTCGAAGTGACGGCGCTTGCGGTGATGGACGCACAGGTGCTTCCCGGTGCGGGCGCACCAGCGATGGCGGTGGCGCAGGAATTGCGCGAGTACGCGCCGACCATCCCCGACGTCGAGCAACTCGCCGTCGAAGCGTTCGCGGAGGCGCTGGAACAGGTGCCCGTCGCGCTCGCGGAGAACGCGGGGGCAGACCCCATCGACGCGCTGGCCGCGCTCCGCGTCGCCCACTCGACCGCAGAAACCCAGCCCGCATCGGTCGGCCTCGCGGCGGACGGTACGACGACCGATGCGTGGGCCGACGGTATCGTCGAGCCTCGTCGGGTGTTCTCACAGGCAATCGAAACGGCGAACACCGTGGCAGAGGAGTTGGTCACGCTCGACGCCGTCCTGTATCCGAACGTCGATTTGGAGACGTACACCCCACGCCCGGAACGGGACTAA
- a CDS encoding HpcH/HpaI aldolase/citrate lyase family protein yields the protein MDTEFAAALRSGENLVANWLSIGHPKVAEINGLIDFDFVVIDIEHTSNSLETVENLVRSVDYGSSPAAIVRVPWNDPVEIKRVLDIGVAGVMVPMVETAEEARAAVEAMRYPPEGIRGLAGGRASAYGTKFDEYVSKANDELVTIIQIETKKAVENAAEIAAVEGVDALFVGPSDLSASLGVVGQWGDQKVLDAMNHVLSVAGDEDVPVGSLAVSEEDVDRWMELGFDWLIVGTDTRYLLQGGQAMKDAFDSALDTRDAELPAED from the coding sequence ATGGATACAGAGTTCGCGGCAGCGCTCCGGAGCGGTGAGAACCTCGTCGCCAACTGGCTCTCGATTGGGCACCCGAAGGTCGCAGAGATAAACGGCCTCATCGACTTCGACTTCGTCGTCATCGACATCGAGCACACGTCCAACAGCTTAGAGACAGTGGAGAATCTCGTCCGGTCGGTCGATTACGGCAGTTCGCCCGCGGCCATCGTCAGGGTTCCGTGGAACGACCCGGTCGAGATAAAGCGCGTCCTCGATATCGGCGTGGCGGGCGTCATGGTCCCGATGGTCGAGACAGCGGAGGAGGCTCGCGCCGCCGTCGAGGCGATGCGCTACCCACCGGAGGGGATTCGTGGACTCGCCGGGGGACGCGCCTCGGCGTACGGCACAAAGTTCGACGAGTACGTCTCGAAGGCGAACGACGAACTGGTCACCATCATCCAGATCGAGACGAAGAAAGCCGTCGAGAACGCCGCGGAAATCGCCGCCGTCGAGGGCGTAGACGCGCTCTTCGTTGGTCCATCCGACCTCTCTGCGTCGCTCGGTGTGGTCGGTCAGTGGGGCGACCAGAAGGTGCTCGACGCGATGAATCACGTCCTTTCGGTTGCCGGGGACGAAGATGTCCCCGTCGGGTCGTTGGCCGTCAGTGAAGAAGACGTAGACCGGTGGATGGAACTCGGCTTCGACTGGCTCATCGTCGGAACGGACACCCGCTACCTCCTGCAAGGCGGGCAGGCGATGAAGGATGCCTTCGATTCGGCGCTCGACACCCGTGACGCCGAACTCCCCGCAGAGGACTGA
- a CDS encoding phosphotransferase family protein, which produces MAEDHPSSERTTLSPETAVAYLRRHDVLTDGEDATAESLGGGVSNAVVKVEAGDEAYVLKQPHPNLAVEDDWPADVSRVHNEAAAARAYDSILADGTVAGLRVPGVATESHDDHIIVIDCAPDGATMWKTDLLAGTVDASVAHRLGQFLGTAHRVAAGRPDIRERFADKTPFDQLRVDPYHRTTAKHHPELEAPILAEAERVLAADRTLVHGDFSPKNVLVNPGTDALWVLDFEVAHWGDPAFDTGFMLNHLCIKAVHVASHREEFLDAALAFWEAYTDAAGWDVERDTTAELAVLMLARVDGKSPVEYTDVETEATLRRIATRALREPVERVPAFVELVREEAR; this is translated from the coding sequence ATGGCTGAAGACCACCCTTCGAGCGAGCGAACGACGCTTTCCCCGGAGACGGCGGTGGCGTACCTGCGACGACACGACGTGCTCACTGACGGCGAAGACGCGACGGCAGAATCGCTCGGCGGCGGCGTCTCGAACGCCGTCGTCAAGGTCGAAGCAGGGGATGAGGCCTACGTCCTGAAACAACCCCATCCAAACCTCGCGGTGGAGGACGACTGGCCCGCAGATGTCTCTCGGGTGCACAACGAGGCGGCCGCCGCTCGCGCCTACGACTCGATTCTCGCCGACGGTACAGTCGCTGGCCTTCGCGTCCCGGGAGTCGCCACAGAGAGTCACGACGACCACATCATCGTCATCGACTGCGCCCCCGACGGGGCGACGATGTGGAAAACCGACCTGCTCGCAGGGACGGTGGACGCGAGCGTCGCGCACCGCCTCGGTCAGTTTCTCGGAACGGCCCACCGCGTCGCTGCGGGCCGACCAGACATCCGCGAACGGTTCGCGGATAAGACGCCGTTCGACCAGTTACGGGTGGACCCCTACCACCGGACGACGGCGAAGCACCATCCAGAACTCGAAGCGCCGATTCTGGCGGAGGCAGAACGCGTCCTCGCCGCAGACCGGACGCTCGTCCACGGCGACTTCAGTCCGAAAAACGTCCTCGTCAACCCGGGTACGGACGCGCTCTGGGTCCTCGATTTCGAAGTAGCCCACTGGGGTGACCCCGCCTTCGACACCGGATTCATGCTCAACCACCTCTGTATCAAGGCCGTCCACGTCGCCTCCCACCGTGAGGAGTTTCTCGACGCCGCACTCGCCTTCTGGGAGGCCTACACCGACGCGGCGGGGTGGGACGTGGAACGCGACACGACAGCGGAACTCGCGGTGCTCATGCTCGCCCGGGTGGACGGGAAGTCACCGGTCGAGTACACGGACGTGGAGACGGAGGCCACCCTCCGGCGTATCGCCACGCGGGCGTTACGTGAACCGGTAGAGCGCGTCCCGGCATTCGTCGAACTCGTCCGGGAGGAAGCGCGATGA